One genomic window of Roseofilum capinflatum BLCC-M114 includes the following:
- a CDS encoding peptidase domain-containing ABC transporter, with product MTQAVSPSQIQGFLAKIPPFDQLHPSTLEQLTSGCKLLRYAIGQPIIIREKVPAQVSILYQGQVRILGYDQRRQTTVSLKRAEPGEVMGWASLLRQSGCETALASTEVICITLDAQDFLRLIDQEPQFRESLGQQVSLSEVFELLSVELGRRADGAADLKELTFKAIANATAVNLPSGNLQVRDLINTLNPSRLWLVSSGTVGDFTAGSNVPLDDLAEQPNQRLPIKGRWGARLLGVDLFQETEDPIAPPTGPQTASPAPVKPPLKKAPISTLSPRKRLEEEDSGLDISRAPENIPELEQTSGDRISYPFIRGKGEIDAPMACFKMLSQFMKVSFRRDVIRKVLENQLRSTGQISLTVCGAIAEMMGLQAQMVQLPAASINRIKGPAMIPWGQSFAILYRINEREVVMAVPEKGITRRRVADFAEEWGVVQGSVLLLQSPPDRQREKFGLSWFVPALIKYRGILIQVFIASFFVQLFGLANPLITQVIIDKVLVQRSIDTLDILGLFLLGVAIFEAILTLLRTYLFVDTTNRIDLGLGSEVIAHLLRLPLEYFDRRRVGELAGRINELENIRQFLTGTALTVVLDAVFSVVYIAVMFIYSWQLSLVALATVPLFALVTIVASPIVRRQLRHKAERYADVQSYLVEVLSGIQTVKAQNIELKSRWQWQERYAKYIKSGFRSVLTFSTAGSISGFLNKLSGLLILWFGAQMVLTTAATENPFTLGQLIAFRIIAGYTTSPLLRLIQLWQSFQETGLSIERLSDVLDAAPEADEANRSNISMPPIHGDVKYEDVSFRFATANTWQLLNVNLEFPQGTFVGIVGQSGSGKSTLMKLLQRLYEPGSGRILVDQLEIGKVELYSLRRQIGVVLQDTLLFNGSVQENIALANPDATEQEIIEAAKVAVAHEFIMSLPQGYNTVVGERGANLSGGQRQRIAIARTVLQRPRLLILDEATSALDYDSERQVCQNLAQTFKGETVFFITHRLTTVRNADVIIMMDQGSVVEQGTHDELMALKGRYYCLFEQQDSQL from the coding sequence ATGACCCAAGCTGTCTCGCCTTCTCAAATCCAAGGATTTTTAGCGAAAATACCGCCCTTCGATCAGTTGCATCCCAGTACCCTAGAGCAACTGACCTCTGGGTGTAAACTGTTGCGCTATGCGATCGGGCAACCGATTATCATTCGGGAAAAAGTGCCCGCCCAAGTTTCCATCCTTTATCAAGGTCAAGTGCGGATTTTAGGCTATGACCAACGGCGACAAACCACGGTGAGCTTAAAACGGGCTGAACCGGGGGAGGTGATGGGATGGGCGAGTTTGCTGCGCCAGAGTGGGTGTGAAACGGCCCTGGCTTCTACGGAAGTTATTTGTATTACTTTAGATGCCCAAGACTTTCTGCGCTTAATCGACCAGGAACCCCAATTTAGGGAGAGCCTAGGTCAACAAGTATCCCTGAGTGAGGTTTTTGAGCTGCTGAGTGTGGAACTGGGGCGCAGAGCGGATGGCGCAGCCGACTTAAAAGAACTGACCTTTAAGGCGATCGCCAATGCCACAGCCGTTAACCTGCCCTCTGGCAACCTGCAAGTCAGGGATTTGATTAATACCCTCAATCCCTCCCGCCTCTGGCTCGTCAGTAGTGGAACCGTAGGCGACTTTACCGCCGGCTCAAATGTCCCCCTGGATGACCTGGCCGAACAACCCAATCAAAGACTACCCATTAAAGGCAGATGGGGAGCCAGATTATTAGGGGTTGACCTCTTCCAAGAAACAGAAGACCCCATTGCCCCTCCCACGGGGCCCCAGACGGCTTCACCCGCTCCAGTCAAGCCCCCCCTGAAAAAAGCCCCCATTAGCACCCTATCCCCCAGAAAACGGCTGGAGGAAGAAGACAGTGGCCTCGATATCAGCCGCGCTCCGGAAAATATCCCAGAATTAGAACAGACCAGTGGCGATCGCATCAGCTATCCCTTTATACGCGGCAAAGGCGAAATCGATGCCCCCATGGCCTGCTTCAAGATGTTGAGCCAGTTCATGAAAGTCTCCTTCCGTCGGGATGTGATTCGCAAAGTCCTGGAAAATCAACTGCGAAGTACCGGTCAAATCTCCCTAACCGTTTGTGGGGCGATCGCCGAAATGATGGGTCTCCAAGCCCAAATGGTACAACTGCCCGCCGCCTCCATCAACCGCATCAAAGGCCCCGCCATGATTCCCTGGGGGCAAAGCTTTGCCATCCTCTACCGGATCAACGAGCGGGAAGTCGTCATGGCAGTGCCCGAAAAAGGCATAACCCGCAGACGAGTGGCCGACTTTGCCGAAGAATGGGGCGTAGTTCAAGGCTCGGTGCTGCTGCTCCAGTCCCCCCCAGACCGACAACGGGAAAAATTTGGTCTCAGTTGGTTTGTTCCTGCCCTAATTAAATATCGGGGCATCCTGATCCAAGTCTTTATCGCCTCCTTCTTTGTACAGCTCTTTGGTCTGGCGAACCCCCTGATCACCCAGGTGATTATCGATAAAGTCCTGGTGCAGCGCAGTATCGACACCCTAGATATTTTGGGACTCTTCCTCCTAGGGGTAGCCATCTTTGAAGCCATCCTTACCCTGCTCAGAACCTATCTCTTTGTCGATACCACCAACCGCATTGACCTCGGTCTCGGTTCAGAAGTCATTGCCCATCTGCTCCGGCTGCCCCTAGAATACTTCGATCGCCGCCGGGTCGGGGAACTAGCCGGTCGGATTAACGAGTTAGAAAATATCCGCCAATTTCTCACCGGAACCGCCCTCACCGTCGTTCTAGATGCCGTTTTCTCCGTCGTCTACATCGCGGTGATGTTCATTTATAGCTGGCAGCTCTCCCTGGTTGCCCTAGCTACCGTTCCCCTGTTTGCCCTAGTCACCATTGTCGCCTCCCCCATTGTCCGCCGCCAACTGCGCCACAAAGCCGAACGCTACGCCGATGTGCAATCCTATCTGGTGGAAGTGCTATCGGGGATTCAAACCGTTAAAGCCCAAAACATTGAGCTAAAATCTCGCTGGCAATGGCAAGAGCGCTACGCCAAATACATTAAATCTGGGTTTCGCTCCGTTCTCACCTTCAGTACCGCCGGTTCCATTAGTGGATTTCTCAATAAGCTCTCTGGGCTGTTAATTCTCTGGTTCGGGGCGCAAATGGTACTCACCACAGCCGCCACCGAAAATCCGTTTACCCTAGGACAGTTGATCGCTTTTCGGATTATTGCCGGGTATACCACCTCTCCCCTGTTGCGCCTGATTCAACTGTGGCAGAGCTTCCAGGAAACCGGGCTATCGATTGAACGACTCTCCGATGTCTTGGATGCTGCACCAGAAGCTGATGAAGCGAACCGCTCCAATATTTCTATGCCTCCCATCCATGGCGATGTGAAATATGAGGATGTGTCCTTCCGGTTTGCCACAGCCAATACCTGGCAACTGCTGAATGTGAATCTAGAGTTTCCCCAAGGTACATTTGTGGGGATTGTGGGCCAAAGTGGTTCGGGTAAGTCCACATTGATGAAACTGCTGCAACGATTGTATGAACCCGGCTCAGGGCGTATCCTGGTAGACCAGTTGGAAATTGGCAAAGTGGAACTGTACTCCCTGCGTCGCCAAATTGGGGTGGTTCTGCAAGATACGCTGTTGTTTAATGGTTCGGTGCAAGAGAATATTGCTCTAGCTAATCCTGATGCGACGGAGCAGGAAATTATTGAAGCGGCGAAGGTGGCGGTGGCTCACGAGTTTATTATGTCCTTGCCCCAAGGCTATAACACGGTTGTGGGTGAACGGGGGGCGAATTTATCCGGGGGACAACGGCAACGGATCGCGATCGCCCGTACCGTCCTGCAACGACCTCGCTTACTGATCCTGGATGAAGCCACTTCTGCTCTAGACTATGACAGTGAGCGCCAAGTGTGCCAAAATCTGGCCCAAACGTTCAAAGGAGAAACGGTTTTCTTTATTACCCACCGCTTAACTACGGTGCGGAATGCTGATGTGATTATTATGATGGATCAAGGTTCTGTTGTAGAACAGGGAACTCATGATGAACTGATGGCTCTTAAAGGACGGTATTACTGTCTATTTGAGCAACAGGATTCCCAGTTGTAG
- a CDS encoding type 2 lanthipeptide synthetase LanM family protein, which translates to MFYWSLLLEVAARTSNWHERRQIVESLKCRNNSQTRCTTKLTPLDIWKIDKVASKLAVQPVKESYEKGSVEQGSIIQEIKQCLNDYKLYELNLSSLSQEDREELLKPHRNWLKVYKEALETMEFPKDDFSESCWCKPDIYYGKYAKVAEPFLRLLSKKLQAVCQEINLDQSTYTINKQAIADIQLHLLDRLELALAWALEADIKVYCAQNKIAKSVNDRDAYIDYLNKTFDNWYDYHRFYCKFPVLGRWLAQVTEFLSQIGEEVIQRLTSDRCEISDRFFDGRSITQIKSLKLGKSDTHAGGKSVIFVELELNHSEAATIVYKPRCIQSEAGMQSFLENLTDRNVIKFGTYKLLCKQDYGYAEFIPGGKNNIQSEREIDLFYRQLGGYLAIFHILGGSDIHYENILVADGNAFICDCETVLEVVLKNRDKFSDTVFDSVFKTAMLEWPRTNKADASNEIKTGAYAGGESYQVSFPVPRINNCRMSLAPAVEYKTDVVVEGKTNNRIYYQGQLVKPQDHKNSIVDGFNQVYNWFQNNQTLAIAQLEESFASSSVRFINWGTQAYSKLIVSAQHPKCLAEPLEVDLLFKSLTEHCRQWDKQGNLAKLELTAMWQLDVPIFTAKATSSHELIYNYETPLPDTLEISPLENAIQRIHKLSTENRTRQNQYIYASLSVEEIHNPYFIASAVNYAQQVGQKLCDLLEPDSNKAPWKTYEFTALGKRFVDIRGDLYEGTAGICLFLAYLDAIEPRPVFRQAAEKALAYSIEHRNKVMIGAYQGKAGLIYLLTHLAQLWEQPYLLNLAVDLVDELIPNISQDRYFDVLQGVAGIIPVMVNLAEATSGKGIDCAHRCAQHLLKHATVNNNTLSWSHHVSELAQRNLTGFSHGAGGVGWTLILLGCYTNKSEYIAAGRQAFAYEAIHLDPNEHDWYDLRTSMMDTNLNKPHFANAWCNGAAGIGLSRIASWAILGKTDDDILRDAYMALNATLRNFEKLGNDSLCHGKAGNGEVFLQFAKLREEPYLQMEANVQAQAQWRNFEKAGHWICGGGGTDIYPGLMLGLAGIGMHFLRLAYPDRIPSPLLLEPSPKLN; encoded by the coding sequence ATGTTCTATTGGTCTTTACTCCTGGAAGTAGCTGCTCGCACCAGCAACTGGCATGAGCGCCGTCAGATCGTTGAAAGTTTAAAATGTCGTAACAATAGCCAGACTAGATGTACGACGAAGCTGACCCCTTTAGATATCTGGAAAATTGATAAAGTGGCAAGCAAATTAGCAGTGCAGCCAGTCAAGGAATCTTACGAAAAAGGTAGCGTTGAACAAGGGTCAATAATCCAAGAAATAAAACAATGTTTAAATGACTATAAATTATATGAATTAAATTTATCAAGTTTGTCCCAGGAAGATAGAGAAGAGTTGCTCAAACCTCATCGTAACTGGTTAAAAGTATATAAAGAAGCGCTGGAAACAATGGAGTTTCCAAAAGATGATTTTTCCGAAAGTTGCTGGTGCAAGCCAGATATTTACTACGGAAAGTATGCCAAAGTCGCCGAACCCTTTTTAAGGTTGTTAAGTAAAAAGCTGCAAGCTGTCTGTCAGGAAATTAATTTAGATCAAAGCACTTACACAATTAATAAGCAAGCGATCGCTGATATTCAATTGCATTTGCTCGATCGCCTGGAACTGGCATTAGCTTGGGCTTTAGAAGCAGATATCAAAGTTTACTGCGCTCAAAACAAAATCGCCAAATCTGTTAACGATCGCGATGCCTATATTGATTATCTAAACAAGACCTTTGATAATTGGTACGATTATCATCGATTTTATTGCAAGTTTCCTGTGTTAGGGCGCTGGTTAGCTCAAGTCACCGAGTTTTTAAGCCAGATTGGGGAAGAAGTGATTCAGCGGTTGACTAGCGATCGCTGCGAAATAAGTGATAGATTTTTTGATGGTAGATCGATTACTCAAATCAAATCTTTAAAACTGGGTAAATCCGATACTCATGCTGGTGGTAAGAGCGTCATTTTCGTTGAACTAGAACTAAACCATTCGGAAGCAGCTACTATCGTTTATAAGCCTCGTTGCATTCAATCGGAAGCAGGAATGCAAAGTTTTCTGGAGAATTTGACCGATCGTAATGTGATTAAGTTTGGCACTTATAAACTTCTTTGTAAACAAGACTATGGTTACGCTGAGTTTATTCCTGGTGGTAAAAACAACATCCAATCCGAACGGGAAATAGATTTATTCTATCGTCAACTTGGGGGATATTTAGCCATATTCCACATTCTGGGTGGCAGCGATATCCACTATGAAAATATTCTCGTTGCTGACGGTAATGCTTTTATTTGTGACTGTGAAACCGTATTAGAAGTCGTACTCAAAAACCGGGATAAATTTTCGGATACCGTGTTTGACTCGGTATTCAAAACCGCTATGCTAGAATGGCCTCGTACCAATAAAGCTGATGCCAGCAATGAGATAAAGACAGGTGCTTACGCTGGAGGAGAATCTTATCAGGTATCCTTTCCCGTACCCCGAATTAATAATTGCCGGATGTCATTAGCCCCAGCAGTGGAATATAAAACGGATGTTGTTGTTGAGGGCAAAACGAACAATCGTATCTATTATCAGGGGCAGCTAGTTAAGCCGCAAGACCATAAAAACTCTATTGTGGATGGGTTTAACCAAGTTTATAACTGGTTTCAAAACAACCAGACCCTAGCAATTGCCCAGCTTGAAGAATCATTTGCATCCTCATCAGTGCGGTTTATTAATTGGGGAACGCAAGCTTATTCTAAGTTAATCGTTTCAGCACAACACCCCAAATGCCTCGCCGAACCTCTGGAAGTAGATTTACTGTTTAAGAGTTTAACGGAACATTGCCGACAGTGGGATAAGCAAGGAAACCTAGCTAAACTCGAATTAACAGCTATGTGGCAATTAGATGTTCCCATTTTTACAGCAAAAGCGACTAGCAGTCATGAGTTAATTTATAACTACGAGACCCCATTACCGGATACCTTGGAAATATCTCCACTGGAAAACGCGATCCAAAGAATTCATAAATTATCCACAGAAAACAGAACTCGACAAAATCAGTATATTTATGCCAGTTTGTCTGTGGAGGAAATTCATAACCCTTATTTCATTGCATCAGCGGTAAATTATGCTCAACAAGTTGGGCAAAAATTGTGCGATCTCCTCGAACCTGACTCTAACAAAGCTCCCTGGAAAACTTATGAATTTACAGCTCTGGGAAAACGCTTTGTAGATATTAGAGGTGATTTGTATGAAGGAACCGCAGGAATCTGCCTATTTTTAGCATACCTCGATGCCATTGAACCCCGGCCAGTATTTCGCCAAGCAGCAGAAAAAGCACTGGCATACTCTATCGAGCATCGCAACAAAGTTATGATTGGGGCATACCAGGGTAAAGCTGGATTAATTTATCTGTTAACGCATTTAGCTCAACTTTGGGAGCAACCGTACCTGCTGAATCTAGCTGTCGATTTAGTTGATGAGTTAATACCGAATATTAGTCAAGATCGGTATTTCGATGTTCTGCAAGGTGTTGCCGGGATTATTCCTGTAATGGTGAATTTAGCAGAAGCGACTTCTGGTAAAGGCATTGATTGCGCCCATCGGTGCGCTCAACACTTACTAAAACACGCAACTGTTAACAACAATACCCTCAGTTGGTCTCACCATGTATCGGAGTTAGCGCAAAGGAATTTGACTGGGTTTTCTCATGGTGCAGGTGGGGTTGGTTGGACGCTAATTTTGCTTGGGTGTTATACAAATAAATCGGAATATATTGCCGCAGGCCGTCAAGCGTTTGCCTATGAAGCTATCCATTTAGATCCAAATGAGCATGATTGGTACGATCTTCGTACATCAATGATGGACACCAATTTAAATAAACCACATTTTGCGAATGCCTGGTGCAACGGTGCTGCGGGAATTGGTTTGAGTCGCATTGCGAGTTGGGCTATTTTAGGAAAAACGGACGATGATATTTTGCGTGATGCTTACATGGCTTTAAATGCTACTTTGCGTAATTTTGAGAAGCTGGGAAACGATTCTCTGTGTCATGGCAAGGCTGGTAATGGTGAAGTGTTTTTGCAATTTGCCAAGCTGAGAGAAGAACCGTATTTGCAGATGGAAGCCAATGTACAAGCTCAAGCACAATGGCGTAACTTTGAAAAAGCTGGTCATTGGATTTGTGGTGGTGGTGGGACTGATATATATCCTGGTTTGATGCTAGGATTAGCAGGGATTGGGATGCACTTTTTGCGTTTAGCTTATCCAGATCGAATTCCGTCACCTCTACTCCTGGAACCATCGCCGAAATTGAATTAA
- a CDS encoding ABC transporter substrate-binding protein encodes MSHIRVRVKRWLSNSRLGVYGIGGAIAFWLGIVGVLGFPVFPQSPVTVAVLIQAIDATHWQPLVTQFNQTHSDIQLEVVKGPNNTNLVEDLYTSAFLLGDSPYDLVYMDIVWVQKFAAAGWLADLSDRMTPEQLNVYLQGDIEGGRYQGKLYRIPFQTDGGMLYYRRDLLAQIGAQPPETFADLMAISKTLQERNLVEWGYVWQGKQYEGLSAMFTEILAGYGGFWIDPETQAVGLDEAQAIAAVEFLRDTLAEGISPPGVTTYSEEETRRLFQNGKAAFLRNWPYVYSLASDSDLAGKFAIKPMMHTPPNQGGACLGGWGLGMAKSSQHPDAAWQVIEYFNQPDVQRQYFQQTGYVPARRSLFYDSQLITESNHLPRLLPVLDNSVLRPPIPQYAQASDILQRYLSAALTGRETPQRAMELAAKETRALLSRGGG; translated from the coding sequence ATGAGTCATATTAGAGTTAGAGTCAAGCGCTGGTTGAGCAATTCCAGATTAGGGGTCTATGGAATAGGAGGGGCGATCGCCTTCTGGTTAGGTATTGTAGGTGTCTTGGGTTTTCCCGTCTTTCCCCAATCTCCCGTAACGGTTGCGGTTCTCATTCAGGCGATCGATGCCACCCACTGGCAACCCCTAGTAACTCAGTTTAACCAAACTCACTCCGATATTCAGTTAGAGGTGGTTAAGGGCCCCAATAATACCAATTTAGTCGAAGATCTCTATACTTCCGCCTTTTTATTGGGAGATTCTCCCTATGATTTGGTCTATATGGATATTGTCTGGGTACAAAAATTTGCGGCTGCGGGATGGTTGGCGGATTTATCGGATCGCATGACTCCAGAACAGTTAAATGTTTATTTGCAGGGGGATATTGAGGGGGGACGCTATCAAGGGAAGCTCTACCGCATCCCCTTTCAAACCGATGGGGGAATGCTCTACTATCGCCGGGATTTATTGGCGCAAATTGGGGCACAACCTCCAGAAACGTTTGCCGATCTGATGGCAATCTCCAAAACCCTACAGGAGCGCAATTTAGTGGAATGGGGCTATGTTTGGCAGGGGAAACAGTATGAAGGGTTGTCGGCCATGTTTACGGAAATTCTGGCTGGATATGGGGGATTTTGGATCGATCCGGAAACGCAAGCGGTGGGATTAGATGAAGCTCAGGCGATCGCCGCAGTTGAGTTTTTGCGCGATACTCTAGCAGAAGGGATTTCGCCTCCAGGGGTAACCACTTATTCGGAAGAAGAAACCCGCCGCCTGTTTCAGAATGGCAAAGCAGCTTTTTTACGCAATTGGCCCTATGTGTATTCCCTGGCTTCGGATTCGGATTTGGCGGGCAAATTTGCCATTAAACCGATGATGCATACTCCCCCAAATCAGGGGGGCGCGTGTTTAGGGGGTTGGGGTTTAGGCATGGCTAAATCGTCTCAACATCCCGATGCAGCTTGGCAAGTGATCGAGTATTTTAACCAGCCAGACGTACAGCGCCAATATTTTCAGCAAACCGGATATGTTCCCGCTCGGCGATCGCTCTTTTATGATAGTCAATTAATCACTGAATCGAATCATCTCCCCCGCTTGCTCCCCGTCCTCGATAACTCGGTGTTGCGTCCTCCCATTCCCCAATATGCCCAAGCCTCAGACATTCTGCAACGCTATCTGAGCGCCGCTCTAACCGGTCGAGAAACACCCCAGAGAGCCATGGAATTGGCAGCGAAAGAAACTCGCGCCCTGTTGAGTAGGGGTGGGGGATAG
- a CDS encoding cinnamycin family lantibiotic — protein sequence MTTILIEHSPSNYLEQLLNQAAVDAEFRSELLKNPEAFGLSSDTELAIPTSVEQQDESFFEWFDDALGELNIAAQCGTSCNKGPITIVCDGNTTK from the coding sequence ATGACTACTATTCTAATTGAACACAGTCCAAGTAACTACTTAGAACAGCTATTAAACCAAGCAGCAGTAGATGCGGAATTTCGCAGCGAACTGTTAAAAAATCCGGAAGCATTTGGTCTTTCATCGGATACAGAACTTGCCATCCCTACATCCGTAGAGCAGCAAGATGAGTCGTTTTTCGAGTGGTTCGACGATGCTTTGGGAGAACTGAACATTGCTGCTCAATGTGGGACTAGCTGTAATAAGGGCCCAATAACCATTGTATGCGATGGTAACACAACTAAGTGA
- a CDS encoding Nif11-like leader peptide family natural product precursor has protein sequence MSNKDGLKFYQAILETEELQTKISAMTNPQEIVHLGKQYGYCFTLEDIDRASNDLIKENGKEKQEIPFALSNSFEDRGDFRDFQLYHYEFELSKLQGFDEVVSDLEHLKIKPPTVDIDLYEKSFRQEDFNFASVSPVSPEFQGQYHEITNSVLTGNNLSDEPEYTQRHFHLINLDLHINHPLYDDYLTAKVRLIKRLNNIFGSPVRFSGSLWYPPNGYRIWHTNENQPGWRMYIIDFDYFSKDKKSFFRYLNPENKELVTLYEKPKTVRFFKIEQKPEKLFWHCIVNPTQLNRWSFGFVVPDNWMERLSIS, from the coding sequence ATGTCAAATAAAGACGGATTAAAATTTTATCAAGCAATTCTAGAAACAGAGGAGTTACAAACCAAGATTAGTGCTATGACTAATCCTCAAGAAATAGTCCACTTAGGAAAACAGTACGGATATTGTTTCACTCTCGAAGATATCGATCGAGCTTCTAATGACTTAATCAAGGAAAATGGTAAGGAAAAACAAGAGATTCCATTCGCTTTGTCAAACTCTTTTGAAGACCGAGGTGATTTCAGGGATTTTCAGTTATATCACTATGAATTTGAATTGTCCAAGCTTCAAGGGTTCGACGAAGTAGTTAGCGATCTGGAACACCTTAAAATTAAACCGCCTACAGTGGATATAGATTTGTATGAAAAAAGCTTTCGTCAAGAGGATTTTAATTTTGCATCTGTGTCTCCGGTATCACCAGAGTTTCAAGGTCAGTATCATGAAATAACTAACTCAGTTTTAACTGGAAACAATTTGTCAGATGAACCAGAATATACCCAGCGTCACTTTCACTTGATTAATTTGGATTTGCATATCAATCATCCGCTTTATGACGATTATTTGACAGCCAAAGTCAGGCTAATTAAACGCTTAAACAATATTTTTGGATCGCCAGTTCGATTTTCAGGGAGTTTATGGTATCCACCAAATGGTTATAGAATATGGCACACTAATGAAAATCAACCAGGATGGAGAATGTACATAATTGATTTTGATTATTTTTCCAAAGATAAAAAATCTTTTTTTCGATATTTAAACCCAGAGAATAAGGAGTTAGTAACACTTTATGAAAAACCTAAAACTGTGAGATTTTTCAAGATAGAGCAAAAGCCAGAGAAACTTTTTTGGCATTGCATTGTCAATCCAACCCAATTGAATCGGTGGAGTTTTGGATTTGTGGTTCCTGATAATTGGATGGAACGATTGTCTATATCATAA
- a CDS encoding peptidylprolyl isomerase, which translates to MVEILQVGNRVIQTDEILNLLTRYQLMPHVVRGLVIDGAIADYSCTPEEIEAALKSVHGQLKFTTPEDKTAWLENQGMNAEQFQEITIRPLLIEKFKQAKWGNKVESYFLSRKTHLDQVVYSLIRTKDLGLAQEVYFRIQEEEESFADLAREYSQGPESHTGGVLGPVSVATPHPILAKLLSISQPGQLWPPRNLGEWYVIVRLEKFIPAKFDDAMRRQLIDELFELWMREEVQKLGPIRSLWSSDKQET; encoded by the coding sequence ATGGTAGAAATCCTACAAGTCGGCAACCGAGTCATTCAGACGGACGAAATTTTAAACTTACTCACTCGCTATCAATTAATGCCCCATGTGGTACGGGGGTTAGTCATTGATGGGGCGATCGCCGATTACTCTTGCACCCCCGAAGAAATCGAAGCGGCTCTCAAATCCGTCCACGGTCAGCTCAAGTTTACCACCCCGGAAGACAAAACCGCTTGGCTGGAAAATCAGGGCATGAATGCCGAACAATTCCAAGAAATCACCATCCGTCCCCTGCTGATCGAGAAATTTAAACAAGCCAAATGGGGAAACAAAGTAGAATCCTACTTTCTCAGTCGCAAAACCCACCTCGATCAAGTGGTCTATTCCCTGATTCGCACCAAAGACCTGGGATTAGCCCAAGAAGTCTACTTTCGCATTCAAGAAGAAGAAGAAAGCTTTGCCGATCTCGCTCGCGAATACTCCCAAGGGCCGGAGAGCCATACAGGAGGCGTGTTAGGGCCGGTCTCCGTTGCTACTCCTCACCCGATCTTAGCCAAACTGCTCTCCATTTCTCAACCGGGCCAACTCTGGCCGCCTCGGAATTTAGGAGAATGGTATGTTATTGTCCGATTGGAAAAGTTCATTCCTGCCAAATTTGATGATGCCATGAGACGACAGCTCATTGATGAATTGTTTGAACTCTGGATGCGAGAAGAAGTCCAAAAACTAGGGCCCATCCGCTCCCTCTGGTCATCCGATAAACAAGAAACCTGA